A region of Pseudoalteromonas aliena SW19 DNA encodes the following proteins:
- a CDS encoding carbon-nitrogen hydrolase produces MTSPAKLTVALVQQSNTDNAQHNMAKSMNAIREAAQKGAKLVVLQELHRSLYFCQTENVDVFDLAETIPGPSSNALGELAKELSIVIVASLFEKRATGLYHNTAVVLEQDGSIAGKYRKMHIPDDPGFYEKFYFTPGDIGFEPIQTSVGKLGVLVCWDQWFPEAARLMAMAGAEILIYPTAIGWDPNDDIAEQTRQKDAWVISQRAHAVANGVPVISCNRVGHESDPSAQSDGIAFWGNSFIAGPQGELLAEANNTDEQILVVEIDQKRSENVRRIWPFLRDRRIDHYKDLTKIYRD; encoded by the coding sequence ATGACAAGCCCTGCAAAGTTAACCGTTGCGTTAGTGCAACAAAGCAATACCGATAACGCTCAGCACAATATGGCAAAATCAATGAATGCCATTCGTGAAGCCGCTCAAAAAGGTGCAAAACTGGTTGTACTTCAAGAGCTACACCGAAGCCTCTATTTTTGCCAAACCGAAAATGTTGACGTATTTGATTTAGCCGAAACTATTCCAGGTCCTAGCAGTAATGCCTTAGGTGAGCTTGCTAAAGAGCTAAGTATTGTAATTGTCGCTTCTTTATTTGAAAAACGTGCAACGGGCCTTTATCACAACACCGCAGTTGTATTAGAGCAAGACGGCAGCATTGCGGGTAAATACCGAAAAATGCATATTCCTGATGACCCTGGTTTTTACGAAAAATTTTACTTTACCCCAGGTGATATCGGTTTTGAGCCTATTCAAACCTCGGTCGGTAAATTAGGCGTGCTAGTATGTTGGGATCAATGGTTTCCTGAAGCGGCACGTTTAATGGCAATGGCTGGCGCTGAGATATTAATTTACCCAACCGCTATTGGTTGGGATCCTAACGACGACATTGCTGAGCAAACCCGTCAAAAAGATGCGTGGGTTATTAGCCAGCGTGCCCATGCGGTTGCCAACGGTGTACCGGTAATTAGCTGTAACCGCGTTGGCCATGAAAGTGACCCAAGCGCGCAAAGCGATGGTATTGCGTTTTGGGGCAATTCGTTCATTGCAGGCCCACAAGGTGAATTATTAGCAGAGGCTAATAATACTGATGAGCAAATTTTAGTAGTAGAAATTGATCAAAAACGCTCAGAAAACGTAAGACGTATCTGGCCGTTCTTGCGTGACCGACGAATTGATCACTATAAAGACCTAACAAAAATATACCGAGACTAA
- the mfd gene encoding transcription-repair coupling factor — protein MAFEQWAALPWVKSQKDKIQWGQLSGSGLSIAIAEGVKQQDNLVLIVTPDTPSALRLETELEYLLPDNPVMVFPDWETLPYDHFSPHQDIISARLATLNTLKKEQQSVLIVPVSTLMLRTAPASFIYGSTINFKVGDKLDTHNFRDNLEQAGYLNVQQVMEHGEYAIRGSIVDLYPMGSPHPFRLDFFDDELDTIRLFDVETQRSDEKVDKIELLPAHEFPTNDADIERFRISYREKFGASSQQDSVYMQVSKGNWPAGIEYYMPLFFEKLATIFDYLPDTTTVMQLGDLEHAADNFWHDVNVRYENRRVDPLRPLLEPNALYQPIEELFSNLGNFARIRLSLAKLGTKAGNKNLSVSELPAIRIDHKQHEPYGAFINYVAEQKKKKGRILLSVESDGRRESLLSILKPSGLKFKEFETLEQFTKSPSDVGLIVSPLEQSVVLGTKPSLSIITEQELLGIKVSQRRRRKHKYEASQDALIRNLAELKEGQPVVHLDHGVGRYQGLQTIDAAGVVTEFVTITYASEAKLYVPVSALHMLSRYSGGEEASAPLHKLGSDAWEKAKKRAAEKVRDVAAELLDIYAQRQAKPGNKFTLDAPAYRQFSDSFPFEETDDQRNAIEAVLGDMQSKQAMDRLVCGDVGFGKTEVAMRAAFVAVNDDKQVAILVPTTLLAQQHYENFKDRFADFPIEVGVLSRFNSTKEQKDTLEKMANGKLDIVIGTHKLIQQDIKFHDLGLLIVDEEHRFGVRQKEKIKALRADVDILTLTATPIPRTLNMAMSGMRDLSIIATPPAKRLAVKTFVRQRDVELIREAVLREIKRGGQVYFLHNNVETIDRVAQEISEWVPEASVTSAHGQMREQELEQIMTDFYHQKYNVLVCTTIIETGIDVPTANTIIMDRADKLGLAQLHQLRGRVGRSHHQAYAYLLTGDPKALSKDASKRLQAIESLEDLGAGFALATHDLEIRGAGELLGDDQSGQMQTIGFSLYMEMLEQAVNALREGKEPTLENLLKKQTEVDLKLAALLPDDYIHDVNARLGMYKRVASCANLDDMDELQVELIDRFGLLPDAAKNLFSLQQLKMQASNLGITKIEANPKGGYFEFSQDTKVNPSFIIGLIQSAPKVYKMDGANKLRFAISEANARERLKMVTAMIADFEKKVSH, from the coding sequence ATGGCGTTTGAGCAATGGGCAGCCTTGCCTTGGGTAAAATCTCAAAAAGATAAAATTCAATGGGGCCAGCTAAGCGGAAGTGGTTTAAGTATTGCCATTGCTGAAGGCGTTAAACAGCAAGACAACTTAGTCTTGATTGTTACGCCTGATACACCAAGCGCACTGCGCCTTGAAACAGAGTTAGAATATTTATTACCCGATAACCCAGTAATGGTATTTCCTGATTGGGAAACTCTGCCATACGATCATTTCTCTCCCCATCAAGATATTATTTCAGCCCGGTTAGCCACTTTAAATACCTTAAAAAAAGAACAACAAAGTGTGTTAATTGTGCCTGTATCTACCTTAATGTTGCGCACAGCCCCGGCCTCGTTTATTTACGGCTCAACAATAAATTTTAAAGTGGGCGACAAGCTAGACACACATAACTTTCGTGACAACTTAGAGCAAGCTGGTTATTTAAATGTTCAACAAGTAATGGAGCACGGCGAATACGCTATACGCGGCTCTATTGTTGATTTGTACCCTATGGGTAGCCCGCACCCATTTAGACTCGATTTTTTTGATGACGAACTCGACACCATTCGTTTATTTGATGTAGAAACGCAGCGTTCTGATGAAAAAGTAGATAAAATTGAGCTACTTCCAGCACATGAGTTTCCAACTAACGACGCTGATATTGAACGTTTTAGAATAAGCTACCGTGAAAAATTTGGCGCAAGTTCGCAGCAAGATTCTGTATACATGCAAGTGAGTAAAGGTAACTGGCCTGCCGGTATTGAATACTACATGCCGTTGTTTTTTGAAAAACTAGCGACTATTTTTGACTATCTTCCAGATACGACAACTGTTATGCAACTAGGTGATTTAGAGCATGCGGCAGATAACTTTTGGCACGATGTAAATGTACGTTATGAAAACCGCAGAGTTGACCCACTTCGTCCATTACTAGAGCCTAATGCGCTTTATCAGCCTATTGAAGAGTTGTTTTCTAATTTAGGAAATTTTGCACGTATCCGCTTATCGCTTGCAAAGCTTGGCACTAAAGCAGGGAATAAAAACTTAAGTGTTAGCGAGCTGCCTGCCATTCGAATCGATCATAAACAGCATGAACCTTATGGCGCGTTCATAAATTATGTAGCAGAGCAAAAAAAGAAAAAAGGCCGTATATTACTCAGTGTTGAATCCGATGGTCGTCGTGAATCATTACTGAGCATTCTAAAACCAAGCGGTTTAAAATTTAAAGAATTCGAAACACTCGAACAATTTACAAAAAGCCCGAGTGATGTAGGTTTAATAGTAAGCCCACTTGAGCAAAGTGTGGTACTTGGCACTAAACCAAGCCTATCAATTATTACCGAGCAAGAACTGCTGGGTATAAAAGTATCTCAGCGCAGACGCCGCAAACATAAATACGAAGCCAGCCAAGATGCGCTAATTCGTAACTTAGCAGAACTAAAAGAAGGCCAACCTGTTGTGCATCTCGATCATGGTGTTGGCCGTTATCAAGGTTTGCAAACAATTGACGCTGCAGGTGTAGTTACTGAGTTTGTTACGATTACTTACGCAAGTGAAGCTAAATTGTACGTGCCAGTATCTGCATTGCATATGCTTAGTCGTTACTCTGGCGGTGAAGAAGCCAGCGCCCCGCTGCATAAGCTTGGCTCAGATGCTTGGGAAAAAGCAAAAAAACGTGCGGCTGAAAAAGTTCGCGATGTAGCCGCAGAATTACTTGATATTTATGCTCAACGCCAAGCAAAGCCAGGTAATAAATTCACCCTAGATGCCCCTGCATATCGCCAATTTAGCGATAGCTTCCCGTTTGAAGAAACTGACGATCAGCGCAACGCCATAGAAGCCGTATTAGGTGATATGCAATCAAAACAAGCCATGGATCGCTTAGTGTGTGGTGACGTAGGCTTTGGTAAAACAGAAGTGGCCATGCGTGCTGCTTTTGTAGCGGTTAACGATGACAAACAGGTCGCCATTTTAGTACCAACTACCCTGCTAGCTCAACAGCATTATGAAAACTTTAAAGACCGTTTTGCTGATTTTCCTATTGAAGTTGGTGTGCTTTCACGCTTTAACTCCACCAAAGAGCAAAAAGACACGCTTGAAAAAATGGCCAACGGTAAACTCGATATAGTTATTGGCACACATAAACTGATTCAGCAAGACATTAAATTTCACGATTTAGGCTTACTTATTGTTGATGAAGAACATCGCTTTGGGGTGCGTCAAAAAGAGAAAATTAAAGCACTGCGCGCCGATGTAGACATACTTACACTGACTGCAACGCCAATACCGCGTACACTCAACATGGCCATGAGCGGCATGCGCGATTTATCAATTATCGCAACGCCACCGGCTAAACGCTTAGCGGTAAAAACCTTTGTTCGCCAACGTGATGTAGAACTAATACGCGAAGCGGTACTGCGTGAAATTAAACGCGGTGGCCAAGTTTACTTTTTGCATAACAATGTAGAAACTATTGACCGTGTTGCACAAGAAATTAGTGAATGGGTCCCTGAAGCGAGTGTAACATCAGCCCATGGTCAAATGCGCGAGCAAGAGCTTGAGCAAATAATGACTGACTTTTATCATCAAAAATACAACGTGTTGGTGTGTACCACGATTATCGAAACCGGTATCGATGTACCTACAGCCAACACCATTATTATGGATAGAGCAGATAAACTCGGCCTTGCACAGTTACACCAATTACGTGGGCGAGTTGGCCGAAGTCATCACCAAGCGTATGCTTATTTACTGACGGGCGACCCAAAAGCGCTATCTAAAGATGCAAGTAAACGCTTACAAGCAATCGAATCGTTAGAAGATTTAGGCGCGGGTTTTGCCCTCGCTACACATGATTTAGAAATTCGTGGCGCGGGTGAGTTGCTTGGCGATGATCAATCAGGTCAAATGCAAACCATCGGCTTTAGTTTGTATATGGAAATGCTTGAACAAGCAGTAAATGCGCTACGCGAAGGTAAAGAACCAACACTTGAAAATCTACTAAAAAAACAAACTGAAGTAGATTTGAAACTAGCTGCATTATTACCTGACGACTACATACACGATGTTAATGCACGATTAGGTATGTACAAGCGCGTTGCTAGTTGTGCTAACCTTGACGATATGGATGAGTTACAGGTAGAGCTAATAGACCGCTTTGGTTTATTACCCGATGCCGCTAAAAACTTATTTAGCTTACAACAGCTTAAAATGCAGGCCAGCAATTTAGGGATAACAAAAATTGAAGCTAACCCTAAAGGCGGTTACTTTGAGTTCAGCCAAGATACTAAGGTTAACCCTAGCTTCATCATTGGTTTGATACAAAGTGCACCTAAGGTGTACAAAATGGATGGCGCAAATAAACTGCGCTTTGCAATTAGTGAGGCAAATGCCCGCGAACGCTTAAAAATGGTCACTGCAATGATTGCAGATTTCGAAAAAAAGGTTAGCCATTAA
- a CDS encoding peptidoglycan binding protein CsiV, whose protein sequence is MLLKKSLVILCCLFSSTAFAERWFEVEVLIFKQRPAPYLQEDFSLKHKAIADKNTLDLLTPLYTEQAKQACIDGDERFQTRSFTDSLVGINPQSSVCDESIDYLQSYDELPVTPLVETQEAMEQTYLLSSEQLQFKTQYAQLSRKGLTPLLHTGWRFEGASKSRSPSMHLIAGQHFKNDLNTIPSYANPDFISLLNAQPALFNAPDKPNVKWELDGLFKIHLRHYLFITADFDISQKLENGDIESARFSQFRRVISGEVHYLDHPRMGVIVQIRKFNH, encoded by the coding sequence ATGTTGCTAAAAAAATCGCTGGTTATTTTATGCTGCTTATTTAGCAGCACTGCATTTGCAGAGCGTTGGTTTGAGGTTGAAGTGCTCATATTTAAACAGCGCCCCGCCCCCTACTTGCAAGAAGACTTTAGCCTTAAACATAAAGCTATTGCAGATAAAAATACCCTAGACCTGTTGACTCCACTTTATACAGAGCAAGCTAAACAAGCGTGCATAGATGGTGATGAGCGCTTTCAAACACGTTCATTTACCGATTCATTAGTTGGCATTAATCCACAGTCAAGTGTGTGTGATGAGAGCATTGATTATTTACAAAGTTACGATGAACTCCCTGTGACTCCCCTTGTTGAAACACAAGAAGCAATGGAGCAAACTTACCTTTTATCATCTGAGCAATTGCAATTTAAAACTCAATATGCACAGCTCTCTCGTAAAGGGCTAACACCTTTACTGCATACAGGCTGGCGCTTTGAAGGAGCAAGTAAATCACGCTCGCCGAGCATGCATTTAATTGCAGGTCAGCACTTTAAAAATGATCTTAATACAATACCTAGCTATGCTAACCCTGATTTTATTAGCTTGTTAAACGCTCAACCTGCACTGTTTAACGCTCCAGATAAGCCAAACGTTAAATGGGAACTCGATGGTTTATTTAAGATTCATTTACGTCATTATCTCTTTATAACAGCCGATTTTGATATCAGCCAAAAACTAGAAAATGGTGATATAGAATCAGCCCGCTTTTCACAATTTAGACGTGTGATCAGTGGCGAAGTGCACTATCTAGATCACCCTCGTATGGGAGTAATAGTGCAAATAAGAAAGTTTAACCATTAA
- a CDS encoding DUF3862 domain-containing protein: MKKLLIIATLLSLAACSKVSQENYEKIKIGMDKADVETLLGSADNCVEKTLHTNCVWGDETKNIEITLVSDKVTLYSKHGLTK, encoded by the coding sequence ATGAAAAAACTTCTAATTATCGCAACCTTACTTAGCCTTGCAGCGTGTTCAAAAGTAAGTCAAGAAAACTACGAAAAAATTAAAATAGGCATGGATAAAGCCGACGTTGAAACACTATTAGGCAGTGCTGATAACTGCGTAGAAAAAACACTCCATACTAACTGTGTTTGGGGCGACGAAACTAAAAATATAGAAATCACGTTAGTATCCGATAAGGTAACTTTATACAGCAAGCACGGTTTAACTAAATAA
- a CDS encoding IS982 family transposase, with product MIKLVELFCDVDDFCKVFIPQWKKQLLEDGTQKRQRAGRMTTSEIMTIVISFHMSHHRDFKNYYLGYVSLMYKSEFPNLLSYTRFLAVMPRVIVPMCAYFTSLKGKPTGVEFIDSTSIKVCHNIRIPRHKTFDGIAQRGKGTMGWFYGFKLHLVVNHHGEIVAAKVTTGNVHDTQPVRELASCLTDKLYGDKGYLSKALEADLLDKGVKLITTVRKNMKAKAMSLWDRAMLSKRFIIETINDQLKNISFIEHSRHRSMNGFMLNLVAGLVAYCFKENKPHLNLTDVELNALVIA from the coding sequence ATGATTAAATTAGTTGAATTGTTTTGCGATGTCGATGATTTTTGCAAAGTATTTATACCCCAATGGAAAAAACAATTACTCGAAGATGGCACCCAAAAACGTCAGCGAGCAGGGCGTATGACGACCAGTGAAATTATGACTATTGTTATTAGTTTTCACATGTCACATCATCGTGATTTCAAAAACTACTACCTTGGTTATGTATCACTTATGTACAAAAGTGAATTTCCTAACTTACTCAGTTACACACGATTTCTAGCCGTTATGCCGAGAGTAATTGTGCCAATGTGTGCCTATTTCACTTCACTTAAAGGTAAACCCACAGGCGTTGAATTCATTGACTCTACATCTATTAAGGTCTGCCACAATATTCGTATTCCAAGACACAAAACCTTTGATGGAATAGCCCAGCGAGGTAAAGGAACGATGGGATGGTTTTACGGCTTCAAGCTGCATTTAGTCGTTAATCATCATGGTGAAATTGTTGCTGCGAAAGTGACAACAGGAAATGTACATGATACTCAACCAGTCCGCGAATTAGCGAGCTGCCTGACGGATAAATTATACGGTGACAAAGGATATTTAAGTAAGGCTTTAGAAGCGGATTTGCTCGATAAAGGGGTAAAGCTCATTACGACGGTTCGCAAAAATATGAAGGCAAAAGCGATGTCATTATGGGATAGAGCGATGCTTTCAAAGCGTTTTATAATCGAAACAATTAATGACCAACTCAAGAATATATCCTTCATTGAACATTCGAGACATCGGAGTATGAACGGCTTTATGTTGAATTTAGTGGCTGGATTGGTGGCTTATTGCTTTAAAGAAAATAAGCCACACCTTAATTTAACTGACGTAGAGCTTAATGCATTAGTTATCGCTTAA
- a CDS encoding TonB-dependent receptor has product MKKSTLGLAVIAAIPMFSSVQVLAADEAVKSIEKIQVTGSRIKRSDMETASPVTLIGADEIRASGATSVDSVLQQMTATGGAMTNPGVNNGSGGNASINLRGLGSQRTLVLVNGRRMINSGTGAASTVDLNTIPVSMIKQIEVLKDGASAVYGTDAVAGVVNIILKNDFEGLDLNVNSAMTSKHDATENSIDFTVGTSFDKGNIVFGAQYTNRGEASQANRGFSDCPIEEGSNGFYCGGSSFSEGGHIQNSLTAGILNKKGEIEQTGIADDSGLSGLGGLHRYSAENDSYNYARSSYLYTPMNRLNITGLGTYELSDDTSFFSEFTYTKRWSEQQLAPQPINFKFAYDPSTMGNSLLGQTFDKRQVANNAFVKDANGDYVTTATNYAAGDPISYRRRMSESGTRNYTQTVDTVRIVVGAEGVINDYSWDLSANFGRNDSVSKTSNLHNVSALKADVEAGNFNPLDEADWVQSNVSEYIYKEQESGGSQLFIVSGSLSGEMFELPAGYAAFAAGIEHRQEKAWQDPDSIAAQGLGNDPRVDPTSGGFNVDEAYVEFAIPLLANAPFADSVELSAAIRAFDYSTFGSDNTWKLGLTWRATDELMMRAVRSTAFRAPTVDELYSGKAISYDGVTFPGADDQAEVTVGGNAALTPEEADTLTFGVVYEPQWLDGFSMTLDYYDIEIENAISTYTSQFVVDQCINPNGTGTTLCENTGALIRTDGRIVFNNQLRNIGSEKTSGIDLNLKYSFDALGLAWKTGLDTTYLDEYVVDTGAVIDYQGYITNGKGGYADLKSNLHVTVSGDTWDATYEARYVAGMDSFTCRLDQSECIAPTTPSVVYHDISGSYMINDVVTVSAGINNMFDKQPPYYTGNYSANTDPYTYDVLGRRLFAGVNIKL; this is encoded by the coding sequence ATGAAAAAATCAACTCTTGGCTTAGCTGTAATTGCAGCAATTCCAATGTTCTCAAGTGTGCAAGTTTTAGCTGCTGATGAAGCTGTAAAATCAATCGAAAAAATTCAAGTTACGGGTTCTCGTATTAAGCGTTCAGATATGGAAACTGCTAGCCCAGTAACACTCATTGGCGCAGATGAAATAAGAGCATCTGGTGCAACATCTGTTGATAGCGTACTTCAACAAATGACCGCTACTGGTGGCGCAATGACCAACCCCGGCGTAAATAACGGCTCTGGTGGTAACGCATCTATCAATTTACGTGGTTTAGGTTCACAGCGTACATTAGTACTTGTGAATGGACGTCGTATGATCAACTCAGGAACTGGTGCAGCGTCTACTGTTGATTTAAATACAATTCCAGTTTCTATGATCAAGCAAATTGAAGTACTTAAAGATGGCGCTTCAGCTGTATACGGTACAGATGCCGTTGCTGGTGTTGTAAATATTATTCTAAAAAATGATTTTGAAGGCCTTGATTTAAACGTCAATTCTGCAATGACATCAAAGCATGATGCGACTGAGAACTCTATTGACTTCACAGTAGGTACTTCATTCGATAAAGGTAATATTGTTTTTGGTGCGCAGTACACAAATCGTGGCGAAGCAAGCCAAGCTAACAGAGGTTTTTCAGATTGCCCAATTGAAGAGGGGAGTAACGGTTTTTATTGTGGAGGTTCTTCATTCAGTGAAGGCGGCCATATTCAAAACAGTTTAACTGCTGGTATTTTAAATAAAAAAGGTGAAATTGAACAAACCGGTATAGCTGACGATAGTGGTTTGAGCGGTTTAGGCGGGTTACACCGTTATTCAGCTGAAAATGATTCATACAACTATGCTCGCAGTAGTTACTTGTATACGCCGATGAACCGATTAAATATTACAGGACTTGGTACTTATGAGTTATCTGACGACACAAGTTTTTTTAGTGAGTTTACCTATACAAAACGCTGGTCAGAGCAACAGTTAGCACCACAACCAATTAATTTTAAGTTTGCTTATGATCCAAGCACTATGGGCAACAGCCTTTTAGGTCAAACTTTTGATAAACGTCAAGTTGCTAATAATGCATTTGTAAAAGATGCAAATGGTGATTACGTAACAACTGCAACAAATTATGCAGCTGGCGATCCAATCAGCTACCGTCGTCGTATGAGCGAAAGTGGTACACGTAACTACACTCAAACAGTGGATACAGTGCGTATCGTTGTAGGTGCAGAAGGTGTTATTAACGATTACTCGTGGGATCTTTCTGCTAACTTTGGTCGAAATGACTCTGTAAGTAAAACAAGTAACCTGCATAACGTTTCAGCTTTAAAAGCGGATGTTGAGGCAGGTAACTTTAACCCTTTAGATGAAGCTGACTGGGTTCAATCAAACGTAAGCGAATACATTTATAAAGAGCAAGAGTCTGGTGGAAGCCAGTTGTTTATCGTTTCAGGTTCTCTTTCTGGTGAAATGTTTGAACTACCAGCAGGTTATGCTGCATTTGCTGCCGGTATTGAGCATCGCCAAGAAAAAGCATGGCAAGATCCTGATTCAATTGCTGCTCAAGGATTAGGGAACGACCCTCGCGTAGATCCAACAAGTGGTGGTTTTAATGTAGATGAAGCGTACGTTGAGTTTGCAATACCATTGCTAGCAAATGCACCATTCGCTGACAGTGTTGAGTTAAGCGCTGCAATCCGTGCCTTTGATTACAGTACATTTGGTTCAGATAATACGTGGAAATTGGGCTTAACTTGGCGCGCTACCGATGAGTTAATGATGCGTGCAGTGCGCTCAACAGCTTTCCGTGCTCCAACAGTTGATGAGTTATACTCAGGCAAAGCTATTTCTTATGATGGCGTAACTTTCCCAGGTGCAGACGATCAAGCTGAAGTAACTGTGGGTGGCAATGCTGCTTTAACACCTGAAGAAGCAGATACGTTAACATTTGGTGTTGTTTATGAGCCACAATGGCTTGACGGTTTTTCAATGACGTTAGATTACTACGATATTGAAATTGAAAATGCTATCAGTACTTACACAAGTCAATTTGTTGTCGATCAGTGTATTAACCCTAATGGTACTGGGACTACATTGTGTGAAAACACTGGTGCGTTGATACGTACTGATGGCCGTATCGTATTCAACAACCAGTTGCGTAACATAGGCTCAGAAAAAACATCAGGCATAGATTTAAACTTAAAGTATTCATTTGATGCGTTAGGTTTAGCATGGAAAACAGGCCTTGATACAACCTATTTAGATGAATATGTTGTTGATACTGGTGCGGTAATTGACTATCAAGGTTATATTACAAACGGTAAAGGTGGCTATGCTGATCTTAAGTCTAACCTTCACGTAACTGTCAGTGGTGACACGTGGGATGCAACATACGAAGCACGTTATGTTGCTGGTATGGATAGCTTTACTTGTCGACTTGATCAAAGCGAATGTATTGCACCGACTACACCATCAGTTGTGTATCATGATATTAGTGGTTCTTACATGATTAACGATGTAGTTACTGTGTCTGCTGGTATCAACAATATGTTTGATAAGCAACCTCCTTACTACACTGGTAATTACTCTGCAAATACTGACCCATATACATATGATGTACTTGGCCGTCGTTTATTTGCTGGTGTAAACATTAAGCTTTAA
- the ccoN gene encoding cytochrome-c oxidase, cbb3-type subunit I has protein sequence MSQTVASQTEYNYKVVRQFAIMTVIWGIVGMSIGVLIAAQLAWPALNFDTPWLTYSRLRPLHTNAVIFAFGTSALFATSYYVVQRTCQTRLFSDKLAAISFWGWQLVIVLAVITLPLGITSSKEYAELEWPIDILIAVVWIIYAIVFFGTLIKRKVSHIYVANWFYAGFIITVAVLHIVNSMAVPVSLTKSYSIYAGAVDAMVQWWYGHNAVGFLLTAGFLGMMYYFVPKQAGRPVYSYRLSVVHFWALISLYIWAGPHHLHYTALPDWTQSLGMVMSIILFVPSWGGMINGIMTLSGAWHKLRTDPVLRFLVVSLSFYGMSTFEGPMMAIKSVNALSHYTDWTIGHVHSGALGWVAMISIGAIYHLIPALFAQGRMYSVKLVNTHFWLHTVGVVLYIVAMWISGVMQGLMWRAVNADGTLMYSFVQSLEASHPFYIMRFVGGVFIVAGMLVMAYNVFRTISAEKESLKLDAQAQLA, from the coding sequence ATGAGCCAAACAGTAGCATCACAAACTGAGTATAACTATAAAGTTGTACGCCAATTCGCTATTATGACAGTGATTTGGGGCATCGTTGGCATGAGTATTGGGGTTCTGATTGCTGCCCAATTAGCTTGGCCAGCACTTAACTTTGATACACCATGGTTAACTTACTCTCGACTACGTCCGTTACACACGAACGCAGTAATTTTCGCATTTGGTACCAGTGCACTTTTTGCGACATCTTATTATGTCGTTCAACGTACTTGTCAAACGCGTCTTTTCTCAGACAAACTCGCCGCCATTTCATTTTGGGGCTGGCAGCTCGTTATTGTATTAGCTGTAATAACGCTACCACTAGGTATTACTAGCTCTAAAGAATATGCAGAACTTGAATGGCCAATCGATATTTTAATCGCTGTGGTTTGGATTATTTATGCGATTGTATTCTTTGGTACTTTAATCAAGCGTAAAGTGTCGCATATCTATGTTGCTAACTGGTTCTACGCTGGCTTTATTATCACTGTTGCTGTGCTTCACATTGTAAACAGCATGGCAGTGCCAGTATCGTTAACTAAATCGTACTCAATCTATGCAGGTGCGGTAGATGCGATGGTTCAGTGGTGGTACGGACATAATGCGGTAGGTTTCCTACTAACGGCTGGTTTCTTGGGTATGATGTATTACTTTGTACCAAAGCAAGCAGGTCGTCCAGTTTACTCATACCGTTTATCGGTTGTTCACTTTTGGGCGTTAATTTCATTATACATCTGGGCAGGTCCTCATCACCTTCACTACACTGCACTTCCTGATTGGACGCAAAGTTTAGGTATGGTTATGTCTATTATCTTATTCGTACCGTCTTGGGGTGGTATGATCAACGGTATTATGACACTGTCTGGTGCGTGGCATAAACTACGTACTGACCCTGTATTACGTTTCTTAGTTGTTTCATTATCTTTCTACGGTATGTCTACGTTTGAAGGTCCAATGATGGCAATTAAATCTGTAAATGCATTATCTCACTACACAGATTGGACAATCGGCCACGTACACTCAGGTGCACTAGGTTGGGTTGCGATGATTTCAATTGGTGCTATTTACCATCTGATCCCTGCGTTATTCGCACAAGGTCGTATGTATAGCGTTAAATTGGTTAATACTCATTTTTGGTTACACACTGTCGGTGTTGTTTTATACATTGTTGCAATGTGGATCTCTGGTGTAATGCAAGGTCTAATGTGGCGTGCAGTAAATGCTGACGGTACATTAATGTACAGCTTTGTGCAGTCTTTAGAAGCGTCGCATCCTTTCTATATCATGCGTTTTGTAGGCGGTGTATTCATCGTAGCAGGCATGTTAGTTATGGCTTATAACGTTTTCCGTACAATTTCAGCTGAGAAAGAATCACTGAAATTAGACGCGCAAGCACAATTAGCATAA